A part of Odontesthes bonariensis isolate fOdoBon6 chromosome 23, fOdoBon6.hap1, whole genome shotgun sequence genomic DNA contains:
- the LOC142373541 gene encoding arf-GAP with dual PH domain-containing protein 1-like isoform X2 has translation MLLREQWIRAKYERNEFEFIEKQEPYSAGYREGFLWKRGRDNGQFLSRKFVLSEREGALKYFNKQDARDPKAMMKIETLNATFQPAKIGNPCGLQITYLKDNSTRNIFVYHSDAKEMVDWFNAIRAARFHYLQVAFPGASDEELVPKLTRNFMKEGFMEKTGPKHTEGFKKRWFTMDDRRLMYFKDPLDAYARGEVFIGSKENSYTVLAGLPPSTQGCHWNHGITIITPDRKFLFACETEAEQRDWIAAFQRVINRPMRPQEYAVEAHFKHKP, from the exons AT GCTGCTGAGGGAGCAATGGATCAGAGCCAAGTACGAAAGAAATGAGTTTGAGTTTATTGAAAAACAGGAACCTTACTCTGCAG GGTACCGAGAGGGGTTTCTATGGAAACGGGGAAGAGACAACGGTCAGTTCCTGAGTCGAAAGTTTGTCCTGTCAGAGAGGGAGGGAGCACTCAAATATTTCAACAAGCAGGAT GCCAGGGATCCCAAGGCAATGATGAAAATTGAAACCCTCAATGCCACCTTTCAACCGGCCAAAATTGGCAATCCCTGCGGCCTGCAGATCACCTACCTGAAAGACAACAGCACAAGGAACATTTTTGTCTACCACAGTGACGCTAAG gaGATGGTCGACTGGTTCAACGCTatcagagcagccaggttccACTACCTGCAGGTGGCCTTCCCCGGAGCAAGTGATGAAGAG TTGGTGCCAAAACTGACACGAAACTTTATGAAAGAGGGCTTCATGGAGAAAACTGGTCCAAAG CACACAGAGGGCTTCAAGAAGAGGTGGTTTACCATGGATGACAGGCGGCTCATGTATTTCAAGGACCCTCTG GACGCCTACGCCCGAGGTGAGGTGTTCATTGGCAGCAAAGAGAACAGCTACACCGTCCTGGCCGGGCTGCCCCCGTCCACACAGGGCTGCCACTGGAACCACGGCATCACTATCATCACACCAGACAGGAAGTTCCTATTTGCCTGCGAGACTGAGGCCGAGCAACGCGATTGGATAGCCGCTTTCCAGAGAGTCATCAACAGGCCAATGAGGCCGCAGGAATATGCAG TTGAGGCCCATTTTAAACATAAGCCTTGA
- the LOC142373541 gene encoding arf-GAP with dual PH domain-containing protein 1-like isoform X1 gives MALEPEGNKPLLQDVLATPGNETCADCGNPEPDWASLTLGVFVCQACSLLHRSIPHISRVKSVQDTWDASEVELMSATGNSAAKAKYEQKVPAFYYRPTHTDCKLLREQWIRAKYERNEFEFIEKQEPYSAGYREGFLWKRGRDNGQFLSRKFVLSEREGALKYFNKQDARDPKAMMKIETLNATFQPAKIGNPCGLQITYLKDNSTRNIFVYHSDAKEMVDWFNAIRAARFHYLQVAFPGASDEELVPKLTRNFMKEGFMEKTGPKHTEGFKKRWFTMDDRRLMYFKDPLDAYARGEVFIGSKENSYTVLAGLPPSTQGCHWNHGITIITPDRKFLFACETEAEQRDWIAAFQRVINRPMRPQEYAVEAHFKHKP, from the exons ATGGCGCTGGAACCGGAGGGGAACAAGCCGTTATTGCAAGACGTGCTGGCGACACCTGGCAACGAGACGTGCGCGGACTGCGGCAATCCAG AGCCGGATTGGGCGTCGCTGACTTTAGGTGTGTTTGTTTGCCAGGCCTGCTCCCTCCTTCACCGGAGCATCCCTCACATCAGCCGGGTCAAGTCTGTTCAGGACACATGGGATGCCAGCGAGGTGGAG TTAATGTCAGCAACTGGAAACAGTGCCGCCAAGGCCAAATATGAGCAGAAAGTACCTGCTTTCTACTACAGACCAACACACACTGACTGCAA GCTGCTGAGGGAGCAATGGATCAGAGCCAAGTACGAAAGAAATGAGTTTGAGTTTATTGAAAAACAGGAACCTTACTCTGCAG GGTACCGAGAGGGGTTTCTATGGAAACGGGGAAGAGACAACGGTCAGTTCCTGAGTCGAAAGTTTGTCCTGTCAGAGAGGGAGGGAGCACTCAAATATTTCAACAAGCAGGAT GCCAGGGATCCCAAGGCAATGATGAAAATTGAAACCCTCAATGCCACCTTTCAACCGGCCAAAATTGGCAATCCCTGCGGCCTGCAGATCACCTACCTGAAAGACAACAGCACAAGGAACATTTTTGTCTACCACAGTGACGCTAAG gaGATGGTCGACTGGTTCAACGCTatcagagcagccaggttccACTACCTGCAGGTGGCCTTCCCCGGAGCAAGTGATGAAGAG TTGGTGCCAAAACTGACACGAAACTTTATGAAAGAGGGCTTCATGGAGAAAACTGGTCCAAAG CACACAGAGGGCTTCAAGAAGAGGTGGTTTACCATGGATGACAGGCGGCTCATGTATTTCAAGGACCCTCTG GACGCCTACGCCCGAGGTGAGGTGTTCATTGGCAGCAAAGAGAACAGCTACACCGTCCTGGCCGGGCTGCCCCCGTCCACACAGGGCTGCCACTGGAACCACGGCATCACTATCATCACACCAGACAGGAAGTTCCTATTTGCCTGCGAGACTGAGGCCGAGCAACGCGATTGGATAGCCGCTTTCCAGAGAGTCATCAACAGGCCAATGAGGCCGCAGGAATATGCAG TTGAGGCCCATTTTAAACATAAGCCTTGA